One genomic segment of Actinoplanes ianthinogenes includes these proteins:
- a CDS encoding aldo/keto reductase, protein MQKRTLGTTGPAVSALGLGTMAMSSGAYGIADRREAIATVHAALERGVTLLDTGDHYGTGHNEMLLAEALRGRNRDDYLLSVKFGALTGPGGGFHGQDSRPAAVKNFLVHSLTRLGVEHIDIYRPARLDPAVPIEDTIGAIHEMIEAGYVRYAGLSEVGAETIRRAHAVHPIADLQIEYSLVSRGVEAEVLGTVRELGIGITAYGVLSRGLISGHWTAAGPGDHRGRMPRFSGENARHNLALVEELRRVAEAKGCTVAQLAIAWVAGRGDDIVPLVGARTRDRLAEALPALDLTLTADDRAAIERAVPKGSARGDRYPAALMASVGVGN, encoded by the coding sequence ATGCAGAAACGAACTCTGGGCACCACCGGACCGGCCGTCTCCGCGCTGGGCCTGGGCACCATGGCCATGTCCAGCGGCGCCTACGGCATCGCCGACCGCCGGGAGGCGATCGCCACCGTGCACGCCGCGCTGGAGCGGGGTGTCACCCTGCTGGACACCGGCGACCACTACGGCACCGGCCACAACGAGATGCTGCTCGCCGAGGCGCTGCGCGGCCGGAACCGGGACGACTACCTGCTGAGCGTCAAGTTCGGCGCGCTGACCGGTCCGGGCGGCGGCTTCCACGGGCAGGACAGCCGGCCCGCCGCGGTGAAGAACTTCCTGGTCCACTCGCTGACCCGGCTCGGCGTCGAGCACATCGACATCTACCGCCCGGCCCGGCTCGACCCGGCGGTGCCGATCGAGGACACGATCGGCGCGATCCACGAGATGATCGAGGCGGGCTACGTCCGGTACGCCGGGCTCTCCGAGGTCGGCGCCGAGACGATCCGCCGGGCCCACGCCGTACACCCGATCGCCGACCTCCAGATCGAGTATTCGCTGGTGTCCCGCGGGGTGGAGGCCGAGGTGCTGGGCACGGTGCGCGAGTTGGGGATCGGGATCACCGCCTACGGCGTGCTGAGCCGCGGGCTGATCTCCGGGCACTGGACCGCGGCCGGGCCGGGTGACCACCGGGGCCGGATGCCGCGCTTCTCCGGCGAGAACGCGCGGCACAACCTCGCGCTGGTCGAGGAGCTGCGCCGGGTCGCCGAGGCGAAGGGCTGCACGGTCGCCCAGCTGGCCATCGCCTGGGTGGCGGGGCGGGGTGACGACATCGTGCCGCTGGTCGGCGCCCGCACCCGCGATCGCCTCGCCGAGGCGCTGCCGGCACTCGATCTCACGCTGACGGCGGACGATCGGGCCGCGATCGAGCGGGCCGTGCCCAAGGGCTCGGCCCGCGGCGATCGCTATCCGGCCGCTCTGATGGCTTCGGTCGGCGTCGGCAACTAA